In Candidatus Thermoplasmatota archaeon, the genomic window ATTTGAAAGATAAGCCAATTGCTGAAAGTTTCTTTAGAGATAATGATCTTACTGCTGGCTTATTGCAATTCAAGACTTCGCATAATTGCTCTTTCATCGTCCTTTTTAAAAAATCGTTTTACAGATTAATAAAATCTTGCAATTTGATTTGCGAGCTTCGCAATTTTTTGGGGCGCTAGCTCCTCAATCCTGCAATCTTTAAATTCCAGCACTGGAACTACTTTTTTCGCTTCTAACTCAGTTTTGAAAAATTTCTGCCAGTTGTTAGATATTATAGAAGATATCTTTTTACGTCTGTGCGAAAAGCAGATGTTGACTAAATCGTAAAATAGCTGCTCGTTAACCAACTCAAAAGGCTTCGCTTTACGAGGGACAAGCTCAACTACCGCACTTTCTACTTTAGGCTGAGGATAGAATGCGCTCTTCGGTACAATCTCTAATATTCTGCAGTTTGCTTTGTAATAGATATTTACAGTCAGTCTTGAATAATCTTTGTAATAGGGCTGTGCCACTAACCTATACGCAAATTCTTTCTGATAGCAAAGTATCGCTTTCTCAAATTTATAGTTTAGAATTTTAAAAGTTAATTGCGAAGATATCTGATAAGGCAGATTAGAAACGATTTTATTGAATTTAGGAAACTTAATTTTAAGAGAATCTTCATTAATAATCTTTAAATTCTGTATCTTCTTGGCTTTTAAATGCTCTACCAGTCTTTTGTCTTTCTCAACTCCTATTATGCATTTCGCTTTTTTAGCAATTCGTTCAGTGAGCATGCCGAGCCCAGGACCTATTTCTAGCACTATATCTTTAGAACTTAAATTGGCATAGCTCACAATGCGCTCAGCAATTTTTTCATCTATTAAAAAATTCTGTCCTAGGCGCTTGAATGCTCTCAATCCTAAAGCCGCTCTCATCCCTCTCTCTTAGGGCGATGTACAAACAAGAAATATTTTTCAGAAGGATTTGAAAGTTCAAGCTCTACCCTTTTAACAACAGCTCTGTCAGGATGCTTGAGCATAGTTCTTTTTGCAATATCTTCAAAACTTTGGAATTTTGCTTTGTTACGCTCTTCCAGAACAGATTCTAGAGTTTTACCTCCCAAGCCTGGCAATAGTTGTAAAGAATGGAATCTTGTAGTCACAGGTGCAGACTCGTTATAAAAAGTTACAAACCGTGCTTCCTGAGATTTAACAATCTGCGATAGTACAAAAGGGAGCTCTTTTTTAGCAGTAGTTGTAAGATTTTCATAACTTATTCTCCTTTTAACCCTAGCTATTTTTTCACGTTTTTCAATATCTTTTCCCACATACACTCTTTCACTGAGCTGTAATGTAACGTTGGGCTTAGGCTCTAGTTCCAGAAGCTTGAACTCGAACTCGCCTATTCCGTAAGCTGAGGGCGCTCTTCTGAAAGCTCTTCCTGGGACTGACAAGGCTACTGCTAAATAATCCAAAATATAAACATAATCCTCCATTTTTTTATTGTTACCCCTTATACTTCTTCACAAGCTCTAAAATACTATTAAGCTCTTCAGAGCTTAAACTAAACCGCTCTTTTACGAAAACAGCTCTTAGCTCTTTGAGTGTCGAAGGTAGCAAATCCGCAATTTTATAAGCCAAGGGCTCTGTGATACGCTCTATTTTCTTAAGTTCTTCAACTAAACTTTCTGATTTGGTTAGAGTAAGCTTTGAAAGCTTTTGTGCTTGCTCTAAAGCTAACTTTTGGATATAAGATAGCTCGCGCTCTTTCTGCGCTTTCTCTAGCAATTTCTTTACCTGTGGTAAAGTAAGATATTTCATTTTTTAGTTTTCTTTAAATGCTCTGGCGCTGCAATTACAAGTTTTTCTTTATTACCATTTGGTATTGCTATCAGATAACTACCACCTTGCCTGCCCTTGACAATGCCAGTAACTCCTTGAAATTTAGGATGAGGCATGCCTTTATGCACGCCAGGATCTATATTTATAGCGGCTCTTTCGCCAACTCTGAAGCTCTGCAGAGCTCTAGTTATTGGCGCTAGTCCACGAGCTCTTGCGCACTTAGATAATTTCTTTCTTGTTTTTGACCTTAGTCCTTTAGAAGCTTTTACCATATTCTACACCTACCACGTCGAGCTCTTTAACCCAAGCTTTCTTTCCTAACAATTCAGCTATGCTTGGCTTTGTTCTATCTTCATCGCCCGTGACTAATTCTTTTATATACAAGCCAGCCTCGCATTTAATTAGTAGCTTTGCGCTTGTCGGCTTTGCACTTTCTACTTTAAGCTCGAGTACTTTTCTTTCCCTGACTTTATCAGCTCTTCGATGCGCTACTCTCAGCGGTGTGCGCTGAAGTATACTTAAATTGCTAAATCTACTCTCTAACTCTTTAATTTTTTGCTCATCTATAGGCGCTTCAAATTCTAGCTCAACTCTATATATCTTAGGAGCTTTTGACCCTTTTATTTCCACTACCTCTTTAAAATTTGTGAATCTAAGCTCAGAAATCTCTACGCAGTCTTTTCCTAGCTTGTTAATTTCCTGCTCTAGCTTGGCTAAATCTACAAATCTATTTTTAGGCGCTTTTATTTCTAGAATAAAAGGTCTTCCGCTACCTAACACTCTTGCATCAACGTCTTCTCTACCAAGCCCGTGAAGTTTGTGCGCCTCACCTTTAGTAATTTCCATAACTCTACCTGCAATAATCTCTTCTACACTACTACTATAAATTTTACCTTTGAAATTGCAATATTCGCAACCTTTGCCAAAGCATCTTTTACAAGGCCATTTTGTCTGAGGAATATCACGAACTAGCTTCCTATATCTTCCATATATAAATAATGGCGATGATATTACCTCAACATAATC contains:
- the rsmA gene encoding 16S rRNA (adenine(1518)-N(6)/adenine(1519)-N(6))-dimethyltransferase RsmA encodes the protein MRAALGLRAFKRLGQNFLIDEKIAERIVSYANLSSKDIVLEIGPGLGMLTERIAKKAKCIIGVEKDKRLVEHLKAKKIQNLKIINEDSLKIKFPKFNKIVSNLPYQISSQLTFKILNYKFEKAILCYQKEFAYRLVAQPYYKDYSRLTVNIYYKANCRILEIVPKSAFYPQPKVESAVVELVPRKAKPFELVNEQLFYDLVNICFSHRRKKISSIISNNWQKFFKTELEAKKVVPVLEFKDCRIEELAPQKIAKLANQIARFY
- a CDS encoding DUF655 domain-containing protein, translated to MEDYVYILDYLAVALSVPGRAFRRAPSAYGIGEFEFKLLELEPKPNVTLQLSERVYVGKDIEKREKIARVKRRISYENLTTTAKKELPFVLSQIVKSQEARFVTFYNESAPVTTRFHSLQLLPGLGGKTLESVLEERNKAKFQSFEDIAKRTMLKHPDRAVVKRVELELSNPSEKYFLFVHRPKREG
- a CDS encoding RNA polymerase Rpb4 family protein, producing the protein MKYLTLPQVKKLLEKAQKERELSYIQKLALEQAQKLSKLTLTKSESLVEELKKIERITEPLAYKIADLLPSTLKELRAVFVKERFSLSSEELNSILELVKKYKG
- a CDS encoding 50S ribosomal protein L21e; protein product: MVKASKGLRSKTRKKLSKCARARGLAPITRALQSFRVGERAAINIDPGVHKGMPHPKFQGVTGIVKGRQGGSYLIAIPNGNKEKLVIAAPEHLKKTKK
- a CDS encoding tRNA pseudouridine(54/55) synthase Pus10 yields the protein MALVIDGIERIENQLCDRCLGRLFGKLGHGFNNETRGRAIRYALKNNIYTMNEEDIIQYSELSAQRKECALCKNLFDEIENFAELIIEKLKHYEFNTFLIGSKVDKEITDKEEELWKEFGLSYAEPIKTEINREVGKIVSSKIGKEADFKAPEITAIIDTRYDYVEVISSPLFIYGRYRKLVRDIPQTKWPCKRCFGKGCEYCNFKGKIYSSSVEEIIAGRVMEITKGEAHKLHGLGREDVDARVLGSGRPFILEIKAPKNRFVDLAKLEQEINKLGKDCVEISELRFTNFKEVVEIKGSKAPKIYRVELEFEAPIDEQKIKELESRFSNLSILQRTPLRVAHRRADKVRERKVLELKVESAKPTSAKLLIKCEAGLYIKELVTGDEDRTKPSIAELLGKKAWVKELDVVGVEYGKSF